The Salegentibacter mishustinae genome includes a window with the following:
- a CDS encoding AGE family epimerase/isomerase has translation MKKIILLVSCFSLLYSCNSNKSKKDNNEIERENSNQALIAEFENAADKDLLKKWYPLVIDKEDGGYYSQVTHDFKLGEEHNKMVVTQARHIWTNAKASKRNQEEDSSYLKNAAHGFEFLRDIMWDKENGGFHNLVNKSGEPIIKKGEAKTAYGNSFAIYALAAYYDASGNEEALDLAKKTFRWLEEHSHDKKYKGYFQHLEMNGTPVKRTAEMASTSDIGYKDQNSSIHLMEAFTELYRVWPNDLVGERLEELLLIIRDTIVNDDDYMNLFFERDWTPVSFKEKSKEEIKKHYYLDHISPGHDVETAFLMLDASEALGLKNDSLTLQTAKRMVDHSLETGWDKKVGGFYDGGYYFEGEDEITTVNDKKNWWAQAEGLNTLLIMAEKFPEDETNYRKYFNELWSYTKTYMMDQEQGGWYEWGIDKTPGAKTALKGHIWKATYHNYRALSHVADRLREMK, from the coding sequence ATGAAAAAAATTATCCTATTAGTGAGTTGTTTTAGTCTTTTGTATTCCTGCAATTCAAATAAGTCGAAAAAAGATAATAATGAAATAGAAAGAGAAAATTCAAATCAAGCGTTAATTGCTGAATTTGAAAATGCTGCAGATAAAGATTTATTAAAAAAGTGGTATCCATTGGTAATAGATAAAGAAGACGGGGGATATTATAGTCAGGTAACGCACGATTTTAAACTAGGTGAGGAGCATAATAAAATGGTTGTGACTCAGGCGCGCCATATTTGGACAAATGCTAAAGCTTCAAAACGAAATCAAGAAGAAGATTCTTCTTATTTAAAGAATGCGGCTCATGGTTTTGAGTTTTTGAGAGATATAATGTGGGATAAAGAAAATGGTGGATTTCATAACCTAGTAAATAAAAGCGGAGAACCTATTATCAAAAAAGGTGAAGCTAAAACCGCCTACGGAAATTCATTTGCCATTTATGCTCTGGCAGCATACTATGATGCTTCTGGAAATGAAGAAGCACTTGATTTAGCGAAGAAAACCTTTAGGTGGCTTGAAGAACATAGTCATGATAAGAAATACAAAGGGTATTTTCAGCATTTAGAAATGAATGGTACACCAGTTAAGAGAACTGCGGAAATGGCTTCAACATCAGATATTGGGTATAAAGATCAGAACAGTTCCATTCATTTAATGGAAGCATTTACTGAATTATACAGGGTGTGGCCTAATGATCTCGTGGGTGAGCGTTTAGAAGAATTACTTTTGATCATTCGGGATACTATCGTGAATGACGATGACTACATGAACCTATTTTTTGAGCGGGACTGGACTCCAGTGTCCTTTAAAGAAAAGTCTAAAGAAGAAATTAAGAAGCATTACTATTTAGATCACATTTCTCCTGGCCACGATGTGGAAACTGCTTTTTTAATGTTAGATGCTTCTGAAGCCTTAGGGCTGAAAAATGATAGCCTTACTTTGCAAACCGCGAAAAGAATGGTTGATCATAGTTTAGAAACCGGTTGGGATAAAAAAGTAGGTGGCTTTTATGATGGCGGTTACTATTTTGAAGGAGAAGATGAAATTACTACTGTGAATGATAAAAAGAATTGGTGGGCACAGGCAGAAGGCTTAAACACTTTATTGATTATGGCTGAAAAATTTCCTGAAGACGAGACTAATTATCGCAAATATTTTAACGAATTATGGAGCTATACTAAAACATATATGATGGACCAGGAGCAAGGAGGCTGGTATGAATGGGGAATAGATAAAACCCCAGGTGCCAAAACAGCTTTAAAAGGTCATATTTGGAAAGCAACGTACCATAATTATAGAGCTTTAAGTCACGTGGCAGATAGGTTGAGGGAAATGAAATAA
- the tnpA gene encoding IS200/IS605 family transposase — protein sequence MSYQRKGSHTVSYLTCHIVWVTKYRYKVLRGDVQTRCRELLIQICEAEGIEILKGVVSSDHVHMHIEYAPKLNVSSILKKLKGRTSRKLQQEFPKLKERYWGQHFWSSGYGVWSTGNITDKMVNEYLEHHRRDSSDNSNFILE from the coding sequence ATGAGTTATCAAAGAAAAGGCTCTCATACGGTTAGTTATTTAACGTGTCATATTGTTTGGGTTACAAAATATCGTTACAAGGTACTCCGAGGAGATGTTCAAACTCGTTGTCGTGAACTTTTAATCCAAATATGTGAAGCTGAAGGTATAGAAATACTTAAAGGAGTAGTTAGTTCGGATCACGTTCATATGCACATCGAATATGCTCCAAAATTGAATGTAAGTAGCATATTGAAAAAACTTAAAGGTCGTACATCAAGGAAACTTCAACAAGAATTTCCAAAATTGAAGGAGCGTTATTGGGGACAACATTTTTGGTCAAGTGGTTATGGAGTCTGGAGTACTGGTAATATTACCGATAAAATGGTCAATGAATACTTGGAACATCACCGGCGTGATTCGAGTGATAATTCCAATTTTATATTGGAATAG